One genomic window of Actinoplanes lobatus includes the following:
- a CDS encoding spore-associated protein A, giving the protein MRISRKIAALGLTVAATAAGATVAASPAQAALYGGQCGSGYNLVNLIDLPDLRGTVYLTYNASTGKNCVVTIRENPGTATLMEAFIRRTGNTTYVKDSGNFTTYAGPVYLSASGSCVDWGGTIGTATKTRYGTNCG; this is encoded by the coding sequence GTGCGAATCTCACGCAAGATCGCCGCACTCGGACTGACCGTCGCCGCCACCGCGGCCGGCGCGACAGTGGCCGCGTCGCCCGCACAGGCGGCGCTCTACGGCGGCCAGTGCGGCTCCGGGTACAACCTGGTGAACCTGATCGACCTGCCCGACCTGCGCGGCACCGTGTACCTCACGTACAACGCGTCGACCGGGAAGAACTGTGTCGTGACGATCCGGGAGAACCCGGGCACCGCCACGCTCATGGAGGCGTTCATCCGCCGCACCGGCAACACGACGTACGTCAAGGACAGCGGCAACTTCACGACGTACGCCGGACCGGTCTACCTCTCCGCGTCCGGCTCGTGTGTCGACTGGGGCGGCACGATCGGCACCGCGACCAAGACCCGGTACGGCACCAACTGCGGCTGA
- a CDS encoding type II toxin-antitoxin system Phd/YefM family antitoxin yields the protein MSEAAAQFNIHDAKTNLSRIIDRVEHGEEIIISRAGTPVAKMIPLNRRVDRTGRGSLAGQLVVADDWDSTEVNESIARDFGLT from the coding sequence ATGTCTGAAGCAGCCGCGCAGTTCAACATCCACGACGCGAAAACGAACCTCTCGCGGATCATCGACCGCGTCGAGCACGGCGAAGAGATCATCATCAGCCGGGCCGGCACACCCGTCGCCAAGATGATCCCGCTCAACCGCAGGGTCGACCGGACGGGTAGAGGCTCCCTCGCCGGTCAACTCGTCGTGGCAGACGACTGGGATTCCACCGAGGTGAACGAGTCGATCGCACGGGATTTCGGCCTCACATGA
- a CDS encoding DUF4360 domain-containing protein, translating to MKIIVMALVGTSLFVPSASASPLPPGTQPQLTVKLLNANGSGCRHGAGTKLPVDAHVLPSGAVMVRYRGFSVSGNDYKSCVLFASVATPAGWTYQIPAVDNQAVVSLDATETASLSTAMWFTGLKWTVRDTEKVVGPKTGAWNTSAVPRPAAWAPCGTSVNVSVAETMRVAGSSTSTAGLVATTFDPPKWRRC from the coding sequence TTGAAGATAATCGTGATGGCGCTGGTCGGCACTTCCCTGTTCGTGCCGTCCGCCTCGGCAAGTCCCCTGCCACCGGGGACACAACCGCAGCTCACCGTGAAGCTGCTCAACGCGAACGGCAGCGGATGCCGCCACGGTGCCGGCACCAAACTGCCCGTCGACGCGCACGTTCTGCCGTCCGGGGCGGTCATGGTTCGGTATCGAGGTTTTTCGGTCTCGGGCAACGACTACAAGAGCTGCGTCCTCTTCGCGAGCGTGGCTACCCCGGCCGGATGGACCTATCAGATCCCCGCGGTGGACAACCAGGCCGTCGTCAGCCTCGACGCGACCGAAACCGCGAGCCTCTCCACGGCCATGTGGTTCACCGGCCTCAAGTGGACCGTACGCGACACCGAGAAGGTGGTGGGCCCGAAGACCGGTGCCTGGAACACCAGCGCCGTACCCCGTCCGGCGGCATGGGCCCCGTGCGGCACATCGGTGAACGTGTCCGTCGCTGAGACGATGCGCGTCGCCGGAAGCTCGACGAGCACCGCCGGCCTCGTGGCGACGACCTTCGACCCCCCGAAGTGGCGGCGATGCTGA
- a CDS encoding peptidoglycan DD-metalloendopeptidase family protein: MGYCRPDRLIAACLCLFALFGFMLAVPVPAAADPADDAARAVRRAEALLETAGAHARAAASSLARATAALPAAQQRVATARGVVIATRVEADTARRQADTARAGHQRVADEYTAAAGQVDAARERVEEIARASYMGSTFNRLNLLAEATGPQDLMDRLGLVEHLMHQEQGEVRTLTTARRTARIAQDRAGAAKRTAEAAEATAAERLRAAQSAQAAALRAQQEVNELVLARRAALRAAETQRAGVLAQYRAAVRAENRVRAAMRGWENRSGVGSRYSGGRLLMPVHGWKSSDYGNRYDPYYRVWQLHAGADFAAGSGSPIRAAASGRVIQAGWNGGYGRYTCINHGRMNGHGFTTCYAHQSKIYVSVGEYVRRGEIIGRVGSTGASTGAHLHFETRFGGAPRNPLVYLPGCLC, from the coding sequence GTGGGGTATTGCCGACCTGATCGCCTGATCGCCGCCTGCCTCTGCCTCTTCGCCCTGTTCGGGTTCATGCTGGCGGTGCCGGTGCCCGCCGCGGCCGATCCGGCCGACGACGCGGCCCGCGCCGTCCGCCGTGCCGAGGCGCTCCTGGAGACCGCCGGCGCCCATGCCCGGGCCGCCGCGAGCAGCCTGGCCCGCGCCACCGCCGCCCTGCCGGCCGCTCAGCAACGGGTGGCCACCGCGCGCGGCGTGGTGATCGCCACCCGGGTCGAGGCGGACACCGCCCGGCGGCAGGCCGACACCGCCCGGGCCGGTCACCAGCGGGTCGCCGACGAGTACACGGCCGCCGCCGGCCAGGTCGACGCCGCCCGCGAACGGGTCGAGGAGATCGCCCGCGCCAGCTACATGGGCAGCACCTTCAACCGGCTCAACCTGCTCGCCGAGGCGACCGGGCCGCAGGATCTGATGGACCGCCTCGGACTTGTCGAACACCTCATGCACCAGGAGCAGGGCGAGGTCCGTACGCTCACCACGGCCCGCCGGACCGCCCGGATCGCGCAGGACCGGGCCGGCGCCGCGAAGCGGACCGCCGAGGCCGCCGAGGCCACCGCCGCCGAGCGGCTCCGGGCCGCGCAGAGCGCGCAGGCCGCCGCCCTCCGCGCCCAGCAGGAGGTCAACGAGCTGGTGCTGGCCCGGCGGGCCGCGCTGCGCGCCGCCGAGACACAACGCGCCGGAGTGCTGGCCCAGTACCGGGCCGCGGTGCGTGCGGAGAACCGGGTCCGCGCCGCCATGCGCGGCTGGGAGAACCGGTCCGGCGTCGGCAGCCGCTATTCCGGCGGCCGCCTGCTGATGCCCGTCCACGGCTGGAAGAGCAGCGACTACGGCAACCGTTACGACCCCTACTACCGGGTGTGGCAACTGCATGCCGGCGCCGACTTCGCGGCCGGCTCGGGCAGCCCGATCCGGGCCGCCGCGTCCGGACGGGTGATCCAGGCGGGCTGGAACGGCGGCTACGGCCGGTACACGTGCATCAACCATGGACGGATGAACGGGCACGGGTTCACCACGTGCTACGCACACCAGTCCAAAATCTATGTCTCGGTGGGCGAGTACGTCCGTCGTGGCGAGATCATCGGCCGGGTGGGCAGCACCGGCGCCTCCACCGGGGCACACCTGCACTTCGAGACGCGATTCGGTGGCGCGCCCCGCAACCCGCTCGTTTACCTGCCCGGCTGTTTGTGCTGA
- a CDS encoding YqgE/AlgH family protein, giving the protein MTGRLLVATPTLKDPNFDRTVVLLVAHETGGALGVVLNRATEVPVAEVLGTWGELAGDPAVLFEGGPVQPESAICLARTRPEVKKRLSGFHPVSGALGTLDLSADPERMRENVTGIRVFAGYSGWSAGQLEEEIAAGSWFVFDALPGDPFVERPDDLWAMVLRRQGDILAAVAHFPPDVSLN; this is encoded by the coding sequence ATGACCGGTCGGCTGCTCGTCGCCACGCCCACCCTCAAGGACCCCAACTTCGACCGTACGGTCGTGCTGCTGGTGGCCCACGAGACGGGCGGCGCGCTCGGGGTCGTGCTCAACCGCGCGACCGAGGTTCCGGTGGCCGAGGTCCTCGGCACCTGGGGTGAGCTGGCCGGTGACCCGGCGGTCCTCTTCGAGGGCGGCCCGGTGCAGCCCGAGTCGGCCATCTGCCTCGCCCGCACCCGGCCGGAGGTGAAGAAGCGGCTGTCCGGCTTCCATCCGGTCAGCGGGGCGCTCGGCACGCTCGACCTCTCCGCCGACCCGGAGCGGATGCGGGAGAACGTCACCGGCATCCGGGTCTTCGCCGGTTACTCGGGATGGTCCGCGGGCCAGCTGGAGGAGGAGATCGCCGCCGGTTCCTGGTTCGTCTTCGACGCGCTGCCCGGCGACCCGTTCGTCGAGCGCCCGGATGATCTCTGGGCCATGGTCCTGCGACGGCAGGGCGACATCCTCGCCGCGGTCGCCCACTTCCCGCCGGACGTCTCCCTCAACTGA
- a CDS encoding DUF4360 domain-containing protein, producing the protein MFRTNKKAAAILAGSLLATLLPAAAQAAPAPPAPMITLKVLGAFGSGCPAGTTWAQPTADNTAFSLSYSDFRVYGNDYKSCKVSIRVSVPQGWTYAITSVINRVTPDLDWKSSAKLQMNAWFTGSPWNASASNSLNGPSTNLWTTASNIGTLIYAPCNDSLDLNVNNTLRVKGSSSNSAELIDTDTKASTIFNVSWKKC; encoded by the coding sequence ATGTTCCGTACGAATAAGAAGGCCGCGGCAATTCTCGCGGGGTCGCTGTTGGCGACGCTTCTCCCCGCGGCGGCTCAGGCAGCGCCGGCGCCGCCGGCGCCGATGATCACCCTCAAGGTCCTGGGCGCCTTCGGCAGCGGCTGCCCCGCGGGCACCACCTGGGCTCAGCCCACCGCGGACAACACCGCGTTCAGCCTGTCCTACAGCGATTTCCGGGTGTACGGCAACGACTACAAGAGCTGCAAGGTGTCGATCCGGGTGTCCGTGCCTCAAGGCTGGACCTATGCGATCACCTCGGTGATCAACCGGGTGACGCCGGACCTGGACTGGAAGTCGTCGGCCAAATTGCAGATGAACGCCTGGTTCACCGGAAGCCCGTGGAACGCGTCGGCCAGCAATTCGCTCAACGGTCCGAGTACCAACCTCTGGACCACGGCGAGCAACATCGGCACCCTCATCTACGCGCCGTGCAATGACTCGCTCGACCTGAACGTCAACAACACGCTGCGGGTGAAGGGGAGCTCCTCGAATTCCGCCGAACTCATCGACACCGACACGAAGGCGTCGACGATCTTCAACGTGTCCTGGAAGAAGTGCTGA
- a CDS encoding cellulose binding domain-containing protein: MSKHAARQFILARSVLGLAAAVLLALVGWIAFRSGGSAEPGDPLLVLPTADLQAAEGSLPATSPATESSPVSSASPSPSVSRSASASPSVSVSVSPSPSRSASTSAKPSPSKSTGRPSPSPSRTSSSPAAADLSVTYSTSASWRDGFIAALRVTNNGTSARDWTITLSYPSGSGLELRGAWNATASLSGNTVTLSGKSLAGGSSVSVGFQAEKNLNDLVKPITCAIGGGSCRVS, encoded by the coding sequence TTGTCGAAGCACGCCGCACGTCAGTTCATCCTGGCCCGATCGGTCCTCGGTCTGGCTGCTGCCGTCCTGCTTGCCCTGGTCGGCTGGATCGCGTTCCGCTCGGGTGGCTCCGCCGAACCGGGTGATCCGCTGCTGGTCCTGCCGACCGCCGATCTCCAGGCGGCCGAGGGCTCGCTGCCCGCCACCAGCCCCGCGACCGAGTCGTCGCCGGTGTCGTCCGCCTCGCCGTCGCCGTCCGTGTCGCGGTCGGCCTCGGCATCGCCCTCGGTGTCGGTGTCGGTGTCGCCGTCGCCGTCCCGGTCGGCGTCCACCTCGGCCAAACCGTCGCCGTCGAAGAGCACCGGACGGCCCAGCCCGTCGCCGTCGCGCACCAGCTCCTCCCCGGCCGCCGCCGACCTGTCGGTCACCTACTCCACCAGCGCATCCTGGCGTGACGGCTTCATCGCCGCGCTGCGGGTCACCAACAACGGCACGTCGGCACGGGACTGGACCATCACGCTGTCCTACCCCTCCGGCAGCGGGCTCGAACTGCGCGGCGCCTGGAACGCCACGGCCAGCCTCAGCGGGAACACCGTCACCCTGAGCGGGAAGTCGCTCGCCGGCGGATCCTCGGTCAGCGTCGGCTTCCAGGCCGAGAAGAACCTGAACGACCTGGTCAAGCCGATCACCTGTGCCATCGGTGGCGGCAGTTGCCGGGTGAGCTAA
- a CDS encoding S-methyl-5'-thioadenosine phosphorylase translates to MNPPPTAAEIGVIGGSGLYALLDHATEHEVDTPYGPPSDRITVAEVGGRRVAFLPRHGRDHRFPPHKIPYRANLWALRSLGVRQIIAPCAVGGLRPELGPGTFVVPDQLIDRTSGREQTFYDSGAVHVSFADPYCPVGRSTVLDSAERVKAVDGGTMVVVEGPRFSSRAESRWFTSIGGTIVNMTGHPEAVLARELALCYTAIALVTDLDAGVEGEHGVTQEEVFQVFADNTARLRDVLLDAVVKLPAERTCACKDALAGIKLPIQLP, encoded by the coding sequence ATGAACCCGCCACCTACGGCAGCAGAGATCGGCGTCATCGGCGGATCGGGGCTTTACGCGCTTCTCGATCACGCCACCGAGCACGAGGTCGACACCCCGTACGGTCCTCCGTCGGACCGGATCACCGTGGCCGAGGTGGGTGGCCGCCGGGTGGCTTTTCTTCCCCGCCACGGTCGTGACCACCGTTTTCCCCCGCACAAGATCCCCTATCGGGCGAATCTGTGGGCGCTGCGCTCGCTGGGTGTCCGGCAGATCATCGCCCCGTGCGCGGTCGGTGGCCTGCGGCCGGAGCTGGGCCCGGGCACGTTCGTGGTGCCGGACCAGCTGATCGACCGGACCAGCGGCCGTGAACAGACGTTCTACGACTCCGGTGCGGTGCACGTGTCGTTCGCGGACCCGTACTGTCCGGTGGGCCGGTCGACGGTGCTGGATTCCGCCGAGCGGGTGAAGGCGGTGGACGGCGGCACCATGGTCGTGGTCGAGGGCCCGCGTTTCTCCAGCCGGGCCGAGTCCCGCTGGTTCACCTCGATCGGCGGCACGATCGTCAACATGACCGGCCATCCGGAGGCCGTCCTGGCGCGCGAGCTGGCCCTCTGCTACACGGCGATCGCCCTGGTCACCGACCTGGACGCGGGCGTCGAGGGCGAGCACGGCGTGACCCAGGAGGAGGTTTTCCAGGTCTTCGCCGACAACACGGCCCGGCTGCGGGACGTCCTGCTCGACGCGGTGGTCAAGCTGCCTGCCGAGCGGACCTGTGCGTGCAAGGACGCCCTGGCGGGCATCAAGCTGCCGATTCAACTTCCCTGA
- the smpB gene encoding SsrA-binding protein SmpB, producing MPREQGRKLVASNRKAHHDYTILDTYEAGMVLTGTEVKSLRAGRASLVDAFGHEREGEIYLHGMHIPEYTQGTWTNHEPRRPRKLLLHREEIHKMLGKMRDDGVTLVPLAVYFHNGYAKVELGVAKGKKSYDKRQDMASRDAEREINRAMGRRAKGMD from the coding sequence ATGCCACGCGAACAGGGCCGCAAGCTCGTCGCCTCCAACCGCAAGGCGCACCACGACTACACCATCCTGGACACCTACGAGGCCGGCATGGTCCTCACCGGCACCGAGGTGAAATCGCTGCGCGCCGGGCGCGCCTCGCTGGTCGACGCGTTCGGCCACGAGCGGGAGGGTGAGATCTACCTGCACGGCATGCACATCCCGGAGTACACGCAGGGCACCTGGACCAACCACGAGCCCCGCCGCCCCCGCAAGCTGCTGCTGCACCGCGAAGAGATCCACAAGATGCTGGGCAAGATGCGCGACGACGGCGTCACCCTGGTGCCACTCGCGGTCTATTTCCACAACGGGTACGCGAAAGTCGAACTCGGGGTGGCGAAGGGCAAGAAGAGCTACGACAAGCGTCAGGACATGGCCAGCCGGGACGCTGAGCGGGAGATCAACCGGGCGATGGGCCGCCGTGCGAAAGGGATGGACTGA
- a CDS encoding extracellular catalytic domain type 1 short-chain-length polyhydroxyalkanoate depolymerase → MRKRLKLLLAALVTATMAALGAVALPGPASAAALTEVTGFGTNPSNLRMYLYVPDNLAPRPGLLVAVHYCTGTGPAFYSGSQFAALADRYGYIVIYPSVTRSSQCFDVASPQALTRDGGSDPVGIKSMIDYVRARYPVDADRIVATGVSSGAMMTNVLLGLYPDVFSAGSAFAGVPFGCFATTNGSEWNSDCANGLVLKTPQQWGDLVRNAYPGYSGRRPRMQTWHGTNDEILRYPNFGEQIDQWTNVHGLTQTPSFTDTPQSGYTRTRYGGTGDTAPVEAISMNGVSHNLPVDAAAAVHFLGLDTTTPSSPSPSSPSPSAPSPSASSPSPTGGCRVGYTVNAWNTGFTASVTVTNTGTAAVNGWTLRFTLPTGQAVTNAWNATVSPTSGAVSATNVSYNGTLTAGGSQTFGFQGTHTGNTAEPGAFTLNNATCAVV, encoded by the coding sequence ATGCGAAAGAGACTCAAGCTCCTGCTCGCCGCACTGGTCACCGCGACCATGGCGGCACTGGGCGCGGTCGCCCTTCCCGGGCCCGCCTCCGCGGCCGCGCTGACCGAGGTCACCGGCTTCGGCACCAACCCGAGCAACCTGCGGATGTACCTCTACGTGCCCGACAACCTGGCGCCCCGGCCGGGTCTGCTCGTGGCCGTCCACTACTGCACCGGCACCGGGCCGGCCTTCTACAGCGGATCCCAGTTCGCCGCGCTCGCCGACCGGTACGGCTACATCGTCATCTACCCGTCGGTGACCCGTAGCAGCCAGTGCTTCGACGTCGCCTCCCCGCAGGCGCTCACCCGCGACGGCGGAAGCGATCCGGTCGGCATCAAGTCGATGATCGATTACGTACGGGCGCGGTACCCGGTCGACGCGGACCGGATCGTGGCCACCGGCGTCTCCAGCGGGGCGATGATGACGAACGTCCTGCTGGGCCTCTACCCCGACGTGTTCAGCGCGGGCTCGGCGTTCGCCGGAGTTCCGTTCGGGTGCTTCGCCACCACCAACGGCTCCGAGTGGAACAGCGACTGCGCCAACGGCCTCGTCCTCAAGACCCCGCAGCAGTGGGGTGACCTGGTCCGCAACGCCTACCCGGGCTACTCCGGGCGCCGCCCCCGCATGCAGACGTGGCACGGCACCAACGACGAGATCCTGCGCTACCCCAACTTCGGCGAGCAGATCGACCAGTGGACGAACGTGCACGGCCTCACCCAGACGCCGTCGTTCACCGACACCCCGCAGAGCGGATACACCCGGACCCGGTACGGCGGCACCGGTGACACCGCGCCGGTGGAGGCGATCAGCATGAACGGGGTCAGTCACAACCTGCCCGTCGACGCGGCCGCCGCCGTCCACTTCCTCGGGCTCGACACCACCACGCCGTCGTCACCCAGCCCGTCGTCACCGAGCCCCTCGGCGCCGAGTCCCTCCGCGTCCAGCCCGTCGCCGACCGGTGGCTGCCGGGTCGGCTACACGGTCAACGCCTGGAACACCGGGTTCACCGCGTCGGTCACCGTCACCAACACCGGCACCGCGGCGGTCAACGGCTGGACCCTGCGGTTCACCCTGCCGACCGGGCAGGCCGTGACGAACGCCTGGAACGCCACCGTCAGCCCCACCAGCGGGGCTGTCTCCGCCACCAACGTCTCCTACAACGGCACGCTCACCGCCGGCGGATCCCAGACCTTCGGCTTCCAGGGCACCCACACCGGCAACACCGCCGAACCCGGCGCCTTCACCCTCAACAACGCCACCTGCGCGGTCGTCTGA
- a CDS encoding type II toxin-antitoxin system HicA family toxin, with translation MSPALADLPLRKVVDALTRAGFVHVRTKGSHAVYQHPNGRVAVVPQHSTVKRGTLASILRQAGLTTAEFLQLLR, from the coding sequence ATGAGCCCGGCTCTGGCCGATCTCCCCCTCCGCAAGGTAGTAGACGCCCTCACCCGGGCAGGGTTCGTCCACGTCCGCACCAAAGGCAGTCACGCCGTGTACCAACATCCGAACGGCCGGGTCGCAGTGGTCCCTCAGCACTCTACGGTCAAACGTGGAACGCTCGCCTCGATCCTCCGACAGGCTGGCCTGACCACAGCCGAATTTCTCCAGCTCCTGCGGTAG
- a CDS encoding type II toxin-antitoxin system HicB family antitoxin, translating into MTRTLTAAVHQEDDWFVARCLELDVASQGESLDEALANLREAVELYLEQVSQPQIEATPFVTAFQIASAA; encoded by the coding sequence ATGACCCGAACACTGACCGCCGCGGTTCACCAGGAAGACGACTGGTTCGTTGCCCGCTGTCTGGAGCTTGACGTAGCTAGTCAAGGCGAGTCATTGGATGAGGCTCTGGCGAATCTCCGCGAAGCGGTGGAGCTCTACTTGGAGCAGGTCTCTCAGCCCCAGATCGAGGCGACGCCGTTCGTGACCGCGTTCCAGATCGCCTCGGCCGCATGA
- a CDS encoding DUF4360 domain-containing protein — protein MSLIPSVAQARPRLVDPVVTLNVKAVNGSGCPEFSSVATDVPDKTAFSVSFSKFKVTGSSYKNCNVVIVVGIPAGWTYSVYEVFNRGYAVLDKGASGRIIMNSWFTGFPWTLRADQTFKGTYDDFWQTNSATSALIFAPCGASANLILNTTLRVAGPATSSMELFAQDARVSTTFLLKWKQC, from the coding sequence ATGTCGCTGATCCCGTCGGTGGCCCAGGCGCGGCCACGACTGGTGGACCCCGTCGTCACGCTGAACGTCAAGGCTGTCAACGGCAGCGGTTGCCCGGAGTTTTCGAGCGTCGCCACCGACGTGCCGGACAAGACGGCGTTCTCCGTGAGTTTCAGCAAGTTCAAGGTGACCGGCAGCAGTTACAAGAACTGCAATGTCGTGATCGTTGTCGGCATTCCTGCGGGCTGGACGTATTCGGTGTACGAGGTCTTCAACCGGGGCTACGCCGTTCTCGATAAAGGCGCGTCCGGCCGAATCATAATGAACTCGTGGTTTACCGGCTTCCCGTGGACCCTGCGCGCGGACCAGACGTTCAAGGGGACGTACGACGACTTCTGGCAGACGAACAGCGCCACCAGCGCGCTGATCTTCGCCCCCTGTGGCGCGTCGGCCAACTTGATTCTCAATACCACGCTGCGGGTCGCCGGGCCCGCGACGAGTTCGATGGAGTTGTTCGCTCAGGACGCCCGTGTATCGACCACCTTCCTTTTGAAATGGAAGCAGTGCTAA
- a CDS encoding aggregation-promoting factor C-terminal-like domain-containing protein: MTRPHIIRTVGARAAAATLLLAALAGGVHLAQRPDSGPNAAGAAETQRLLAEREREHAAARAVRDEAKRLAAQKASAEVKTAVADARALETARKKAEAEKAAAAKRAAEVGPVPYTGTIPAACRSLSGSREVGCALMIDAGFEFSEFSCLNKLWDHESGWNYRATNRSSGAYGIPQAYPGSKMASIADDWKINPATQIKWGLGYVKGRYDSPCGAWNHFQDAGSY; encoded by the coding sequence GTGACTCGACCGCACATCATCCGAACCGTCGGCGCGCGCGCCGCCGCGGCGACACTGCTGCTGGCCGCCCTGGCCGGTGGCGTCCATCTGGCGCAGCGCCCGGACTCCGGGCCGAACGCCGCCGGCGCGGCCGAGACCCAGCGCCTGCTGGCCGAGCGCGAGCGGGAGCACGCCGCGGCGCGGGCCGTCCGCGACGAGGCGAAACGGCTCGCCGCACAGAAGGCGAGCGCCGAGGTGAAGACCGCCGTCGCCGACGCCCGGGCGCTGGAGACCGCCCGGAAGAAGGCGGAGGCCGAGAAGGCGGCCGCCGCCAAACGGGCCGCCGAGGTGGGCCCGGTGCCCTACACCGGCACGATCCCGGCGGCGTGCCGGAGCCTGAGCGGCAGCCGCGAGGTCGGCTGCGCCCTGATGATCGACGCGGGCTTCGAGTTCAGCGAGTTCTCCTGCCTGAACAAGCTGTGGGACCACGAGAGCGGCTGGAACTACCGGGCCACCAACCGGTCGTCGGGCGCCTACGGCATCCCGCAGGCCTACCCGGGCAGCAAGATGGCCTCGATCGCCGACGACTGGAAGATCAACCCGGCGACCCAGATCAAGTGGGGCCTCGGCTACGTCAAGGGCCGCTACGACTCCCCGTGCGGCGCCTGGAACCACTTCCAGGACGCCGGCTCCTACTAG
- a CDS encoding spore-associated protein A, with the protein MKKIVATTFAMTAAATLATATPAQAASYGGECGSGYGVVNSAAIGSTGTVFLTYNASNGYNCVVAKRNSAGSAVLVEAGLAVHPVGTHWTKFDGGYYTSYAGPLYLSAADKCVDWMGRISGTEGGKRGTNCG; encoded by the coding sequence ATGAAGAAGATCGTTGCGACCACCTTCGCGATGACGGCGGCCGCCACCCTGGCCACCGCCACCCCCGCCCAGGCGGCCAGCTACGGCGGCGAATGCGGCTCCGGCTACGGCGTCGTCAACTCGGCCGCCATCGGCTCGACCGGGACGGTGTTCCTCACCTACAACGCGTCGAACGGCTACAACTGTGTGGTCGCCAAGCGCAACAGCGCCGGCTCGGCCGTCCTCGTCGAGGCCGGGCTGGCCGTCCACCCGGTCGGCACGCACTGGACGAAGTTCGACGGCGGCTACTACACCTCGTACGCCGGTCCGCTGTACCTGTCGGCGGCCGACAAGTGCGTGGACTGGATGGGCCGGATCAGCGGCACCGAGGGCGGCAAGCGCGGCACCAACTGCGGCTGA
- a CDS encoding NBR1-Ig-like domain-containing protein, which translates to MGEFADRLWQLKRAAGDPSYEEMAGKLGAAASKSSLAAAAHGRVLPSWEIAWEFVRVLAVDRLGRDALETEKEWREYWTRARSGRAAEQTETGPVPSERAGGPATVGRGRRTVAVAAAAAVVAGGLVAVVTSGLGGQGDERAEAGPVAEHDDSVFEGDITYPDGTVVPPRSSFTKTWRLRNTGTVVWANRFLARVNEQLCTAPDLVPIPQTKPGETVDISVPVETPDGPASCKIYFKMADEQGRTFFPAKRPIFLDVRVGER; encoded by the coding sequence GTGGGGGAGTTCGCGGACCGGCTCTGGCAGCTGAAGCGCGCGGCGGGCGACCCCTCGTACGAGGAGATGGCCGGGAAGCTGGGCGCCGCCGCCTCGAAGTCGTCGCTGGCCGCGGCGGCGCATGGCCGGGTGCTGCCGAGCTGGGAGATCGCCTGGGAATTCGTGCGCGTCCTCGCCGTGGACCGTCTGGGGCGGGACGCCCTGGAGACGGAGAAGGAGTGGCGCGAGTACTGGACGCGTGCCCGATCCGGGCGGGCGGCGGAACAGACCGAGACCGGGCCGGTCCCTTCGGAGCGTGCCGGCGGGCCCGCAACGGTGGGACGCGGTCGGCGGACCGTGGCGGTGGCCGCGGCCGCGGCGGTGGTCGCGGGCGGACTTGTCGCCGTGGTGACGTCCGGCCTGGGCGGTCAGGGCGACGAGCGTGCCGAAGCCGGGCCGGTGGCGGAGCACGACGACTCGGTGTTCGAGGGTGACATCACGTACCCGGACGGAACGGTCGTTCCGCCGAGGTCCTCGTTCACCAAGACCTGGCGGCTCCGGAACACCGGCACCGTCGTCTGGGCGAACCGCTTCCTGGCGCGGGTGAACGAGCAACTCTGCACAGCCCCGGACCTGGTTCCGATCCCGCAGACGAAGCCGGGCGAGACGGTCGACATCTCGGTTCCGGTGGAGACGCCGGACGGGCCGGCGAGCTGCAAGATCTATTTCAAGATGGCGGACGAGCAGGGGCGTACGTTCTTCCCCGCGAAGCGGCCGATCTTCCTCGACGTACGGGTCGGCGAGCGGTGA